One Paramisgurnus dabryanus chromosome 8, PD_genome_1.1, whole genome shotgun sequence DNA window includes the following coding sequences:
- the LOC135770628 gene encoding protein NLRC3-like isoform X3, with amino-acid sequence MLKLEDFEDVNPDRFISCGDQIDQIHLCSSIMNQTQTSTHEDFSPGCSSDHQKSSDPEISCVSMKSDGSMNPPINFKNESTSPAVRSVHLKRKRSDPEISCVSMKSDGSMNPPRNFKNESTSSAVRSDHQKRSDPEFSCVSMKSNRSMNPPRNFKNESTSPAVRRITEPDCQRRKIEQSDNKPQDFNENLSPHFSHDSDLTEVLNTFRSNLRKKFECLYEVTSNKRNPTLLNEIYTELYITESESGEISNEHEVRQIETQSRRTTTEETPIKCNDIFKPLPEQDKHIRSVLTKGVAGIGKTVSVQKFILDWAEEKENQDVHLIFPLPFREINLMKNKTLSLLDLLHLFFPQTKEMEIFSDKYKVLFIFDGLDECRLSLDFHSSARLCDVSESTSVDVMLTNLIKGNLFPSALIWITSRPAAADLIPSECVDRVTEVRGFTDPQKEEYFRKRISDESLSDQIISHLKSFRSLYIMCHIPVFCWISVTVLERMLSEAERREIPKTLTQMYTHFLIIQTNIKHQKDYEKKDEDMIFKLGKLAFKQLVKGNLIFYDEDLRESGIDVAEASVYSGLCTQIFREEFGLYQGKVYSFVHLSIQEHLAALYAHISFTNNNTNLFSKMKEQTEREKISVSDLYERAVDEALKSKNGRFDIFLRFLLGLSVNQNLLRGLMTQTDQSSHSNVKTVEYIKKKIRSTRSHEKFINLFHCLNELGDDSLLQEIQHYVKSKTLSEAKLSSSQWSAVVFVLLTSEQKMDEFNINNFVRGKKQAETLKVLKKLSPVICESRSVQLSYCNITDEGCVALTSALRSNPSHLRELNLSKNNLRDSGVKLISDVLKNPDCKLEILKLSKCNITDEGCVALTSALRSNPSHLRDLDLSYNKLTDSGVKLISDVLKNPDCKLEILRLYGCYITVEGCVALTSALGSNPSHLRDLNLLYNKLTRSGVKLISDLKDDPHYKLETVWTHNQRL; translated from the exons ATGTTAAAGCTGGAGGATTTTGAGGACGTGAATCCAGACAGATT TATCAGTTGTGGAGATCAGATTGATCAGATTCACCTCTGCAGCTCCATCATGAATCAAACACAAACATCAACACATGAAGATTTTTCTCCAGGATGCAG TTCAGATCATCAGAAGAGCTCAGATCCAGAGATCAGTTGTGTGTCTATGAAGAGTGATGGGTCTATGAATCCACCAATAAACTTTAAGAATGAATCAACATCTCCTGCTGTCAG ATCAGTTCATCTGAAGAGAAAGAGATCAGATCCAGAGATCAGTTGTGTGTCTATGAAGAGTGATGGGTCTATGAATCCGCCAAGGAACTTTAAGAATGAATCAACATCTTCTGCTGTCAG ATCAGACcatcagaagagatcagatccAGAGTTCAGTTGTGTGTCTATGAAGAGTAATCGGTCTATGAATCCGCCAAGGAACTTTAAGAATGAATCAACATCTCCTGCTGTCAG ACGAATAACAGAACCTGACTGTCAGAGGAGGAAGATTGAACAATCTGATAATAAACCACAAGACTTCAATGAAAACCTGAGTCCTCATTTCAG TCATGACTCTGATCTTACTGAAGTCCTGAACACATTCAGATCAAATCTGAGGAAGAAGTTTGAGTGTTTGTATGAGGTAACATCAAATAAGAGAAACCCAACACTACTGAATGAGATCTACACAGAGCTCTACATCACAGAGAGTGAAAGTGGAGAGATCAGTAATGAACATGAGGTGAGACAGATTGAGACACAATCCAGAAGAACAACAACAGAGGAGACACCAATCAAATGTAATGACATCTTTAAACCTTTACCTGAACAAGACAAACACATCAGAAGTGTGCTGACAAAGGGAGTCGCTGGCATTGGAAAAACAGTCTCTGTACAGAAGTTCATTCTGGACTGGGCTGAAGAGAAAGAGAATCAGGACGTCCACCTCATATTTCCACTTCCTTTCAGAGAGATCAATTTGATGAAGAACAAAACACTCAGTCTTTTAGATCTTCTTCATCTTTTCTTCCCACAAACAAAAGAAATGGAAATCTTCAGTGATAAATATAAAGTGTTGTTCATCTTTGATGGTTTGGATGAGTGTCGTCTGTCTCTGGATTTTCACAGCAGTGCGAGGTTGTGTGATGTAAGTGAATCAACCTCAGTGGACGTGATGCTGACAAACCTCATCAAGGGGAATCTGTTTCCCTCTGCTCTCATCTGGATCACCTCCAGACCAGCAGCAGCTGATCTCATCCCCTCTGAGTGTGTTGATCGAGTCACAGAGGTACGAGGCTTCACTGATCCACAGAAGGAGGAATACTTCAGGAAGAGAATCAGTGATGAGAGTCTGTCTGATCAAATCATCTCACACCTGAAGTCATTCAGGAGTCTCTACATCATGTGTCACATCCCAGTCTTCTGCTGGATTTCAGTCACTGTTCTAGAGAGAATGTTGAGTGAAGCAGAGAGAAGAGAGATCCCCAAGACTCTCACTCAAATGTACACACACTTCCTGATCATTCAGACAAACATCAAACATCAGAAGGACTATGAGAAGAAAGATGAAGACATGATCTTCAAACTGGGGAAACTGGCTTTTAAGCAGCTTGTGAAAGGCAATCTGATCTTCTATGATGAAGACCTGAGAGAGTCTGGCATTGATGTAGCAGAAGCATCAGTGTACTCAGGATTGTGTACTCAGATCTTCAGAGAGGAGTTTGGTTTGTATCAGGGGAAAGTTTACAGCTTTGTTCATCTCAGCATCCAGGAACATCTAGCAGCTCTTTATGCTCACATCTCcttcacaaacaacaacacaaatTTGTTTAGTAAAATGAAGGAACAAACTGAAAGAGAGAAGATTTCAGTGTCTGATCTGTATGAGAGAGCTGTAGATGAGGCTCTAAAGAGTAAAAACGgacgttttgatatttttcttcgTTTTCTTCTGGGTTTGTCAGTGAATCAGAATCTCTTACGAGGTTTGATGACACAGACAGATCAAAGCTCTCACAGCAATGTGAAAACAGTTGAGTATATCAAGAAGAAGATCAGAAGCACTCGATCTCATGAGAAATTCATCAATCTGTTTCACTGTCTGAATGAACTGGGTGATGATTCACTGCTGCAGGAGATTCAACATTATGTGAAATCTAAAACATTAAGTGAAGCCAAACTCTCTTCATCTCAGTGGTCAGCTGtagtttttgtgttgttgacatCAGAACAGAAGATGGATGagtttaatattaataattttgtTAGAGGAAAAAAACAAGCTGAAACACTGAAAGTTCTTAAGAAGCTGTCGCCTGTGATTTGTGAATCCAGATCAGTTCA GTTGAGTTACTGTAAtatcacagatgaaggttgtgttgctctgacttcagctctgagatcaaacccatcacacctgagagAACTGAATCTGTCTAAGAATAATCTaagagattcaggagtgaagctgatATCTGATGTACTGAAGAATCCTGACTGTAAACTGGAGATACTGAA GTTGAGTAAGTGTAAtatcacagatgaaggttgtgttgctctgacttcagctctgagatcaaacccatcacacctgagagATCTGGATCTGTCTTATAATAAACTCacagattcaggagtgaagctgatctctgatGTACTGAAGAATCCTGACTGTAAACTGGAGATACTGAG
- the LOC135770628 gene encoding protein NLRC3-like isoform X5, producing the protein MLKLEDFEDVNPDRFISCGDQIDQIHLCSSIMNQTQTSTHEDFSPGCSSDHQKSSDPEISCVSMKSDGSMNPPINFKNESTSPAVRSDHQKRSDPEFSCVSMKSNRSMNPPRNFKNESTSPAVRRITEPDCQRRKIEQSDNKPQDFNENLSPHFSHDSDLTEVLNTFRSNLRKKFECLYEVTSNKRNPTLLNEIYTELYITESESGEISNEHEVRQIETQSRRTTTEETPIKCNDIFKPLPEQDKHIRSVLTKGVAGIGKTVSVQKFILDWAEEKENQDVHLIFPLPFREINLMKNKTLSLLDLLHLFFPQTKEMEIFSDKYKVLFIFDGLDECRLSLDFHSSARLCDVSESTSVDVMLTNLIKGNLFPSALIWITSRPAAADLIPSECVDRVTEVRGFTDPQKEEYFRKRISDESLSDQIISHLKSFRSLYIMCHIPVFCWISVTVLERMLSEAERREIPKTLTQMYTHFLIIQTNIKHQKDYEKKDEDMIFKLGKLAFKQLVKGNLIFYDEDLRESGIDVAEASVYSGLCTQIFREEFGLYQGKVYSFVHLSIQEHLAALYAHISFTNNNTNLFSKMKEQTEREKISVSDLYERAVDEALKSKNGRFDIFLRFLLGLSVNQNLLRGLMTQTDQSSHSNVKTVEYIKKKIRSTRSHEKFINLFHCLNELGDDSLLQEIQHYVKSKTLSEAKLSSSQWSAVVFVLLTSEQKMDEFNINNFVRGKKQAETLKVLKKLSPVICESRSVQLSYCNITDEGCVALTSALRSNPSHLRELNLSKNNLRDSGVKLISDVLKNPDCKLEILKLSKCNITDEGCVALTSALRSNPSHLRDLDLSYNKLTDSGVKLISDVLKNPDCKLEILRLYGCYITVEGCVALTSALGSNPSHLRDLNLLYNKLTRSGVKLISDLKDDPHYKLETVWTHNQRL; encoded by the exons ATGTTAAAGCTGGAGGATTTTGAGGACGTGAATCCAGACAGATT TATCAGTTGTGGAGATCAGATTGATCAGATTCACCTCTGCAGCTCCATCATGAATCAAACACAAACATCAACACATGAAGATTTTTCTCCAGGATGCAG TTCAGATCATCAGAAGAGCTCAGATCCAGAGATCAGTTGTGTGTCTATGAAGAGTGATGGGTCTATGAATCCACCAATAAACTTTAAGAATGAATCAACATCTCCTGCTGTCAG ATCAGACcatcagaagagatcagatccAGAGTTCAGTTGTGTGTCTATGAAGAGTAATCGGTCTATGAATCCGCCAAGGAACTTTAAGAATGAATCAACATCTCCTGCTGTCAG ACGAATAACAGAACCTGACTGTCAGAGGAGGAAGATTGAACAATCTGATAATAAACCACAAGACTTCAATGAAAACCTGAGTCCTCATTTCAG TCATGACTCTGATCTTACTGAAGTCCTGAACACATTCAGATCAAATCTGAGGAAGAAGTTTGAGTGTTTGTATGAGGTAACATCAAATAAGAGAAACCCAACACTACTGAATGAGATCTACACAGAGCTCTACATCACAGAGAGTGAAAGTGGAGAGATCAGTAATGAACATGAGGTGAGACAGATTGAGACACAATCCAGAAGAACAACAACAGAGGAGACACCAATCAAATGTAATGACATCTTTAAACCTTTACCTGAACAAGACAAACACATCAGAAGTGTGCTGACAAAGGGAGTCGCTGGCATTGGAAAAACAGTCTCTGTACAGAAGTTCATTCTGGACTGGGCTGAAGAGAAAGAGAATCAGGACGTCCACCTCATATTTCCACTTCCTTTCAGAGAGATCAATTTGATGAAGAACAAAACACTCAGTCTTTTAGATCTTCTTCATCTTTTCTTCCCACAAACAAAAGAAATGGAAATCTTCAGTGATAAATATAAAGTGTTGTTCATCTTTGATGGTTTGGATGAGTGTCGTCTGTCTCTGGATTTTCACAGCAGTGCGAGGTTGTGTGATGTAAGTGAATCAACCTCAGTGGACGTGATGCTGACAAACCTCATCAAGGGGAATCTGTTTCCCTCTGCTCTCATCTGGATCACCTCCAGACCAGCAGCAGCTGATCTCATCCCCTCTGAGTGTGTTGATCGAGTCACAGAGGTACGAGGCTTCACTGATCCACAGAAGGAGGAATACTTCAGGAAGAGAATCAGTGATGAGAGTCTGTCTGATCAAATCATCTCACACCTGAAGTCATTCAGGAGTCTCTACATCATGTGTCACATCCCAGTCTTCTGCTGGATTTCAGTCACTGTTCTAGAGAGAATGTTGAGTGAAGCAGAGAGAAGAGAGATCCCCAAGACTCTCACTCAAATGTACACACACTTCCTGATCATTCAGACAAACATCAAACATCAGAAGGACTATGAGAAGAAAGATGAAGACATGATCTTCAAACTGGGGAAACTGGCTTTTAAGCAGCTTGTGAAAGGCAATCTGATCTTCTATGATGAAGACCTGAGAGAGTCTGGCATTGATGTAGCAGAAGCATCAGTGTACTCAGGATTGTGTACTCAGATCTTCAGAGAGGAGTTTGGTTTGTATCAGGGGAAAGTTTACAGCTTTGTTCATCTCAGCATCCAGGAACATCTAGCAGCTCTTTATGCTCACATCTCcttcacaaacaacaacacaaatTTGTTTAGTAAAATGAAGGAACAAACTGAAAGAGAGAAGATTTCAGTGTCTGATCTGTATGAGAGAGCTGTAGATGAGGCTCTAAAGAGTAAAAACGgacgttttgatatttttcttcgTTTTCTTCTGGGTTTGTCAGTGAATCAGAATCTCTTACGAGGTTTGATGACACAGACAGATCAAAGCTCTCACAGCAATGTGAAAACAGTTGAGTATATCAAGAAGAAGATCAGAAGCACTCGATCTCATGAGAAATTCATCAATCTGTTTCACTGTCTGAATGAACTGGGTGATGATTCACTGCTGCAGGAGATTCAACATTATGTGAAATCTAAAACATTAAGTGAAGCCAAACTCTCTTCATCTCAGTGGTCAGCTGtagtttttgtgttgttgacatCAGAACAGAAGATGGATGagtttaatattaataattttgtTAGAGGAAAAAAACAAGCTGAAACACTGAAAGTTCTTAAGAAGCTGTCGCCTGTGATTTGTGAATCCAGATCAGTTCA GTTGAGTTACTGTAAtatcacagatgaaggttgtgttgctctgacttcagctctgagatcaaacccatcacacctgagagAACTGAATCTGTCTAAGAATAATCTaagagattcaggagtgaagctgatATCTGATGTACTGAAGAATCCTGACTGTAAACTGGAGATACTGAA GTTGAGTAAGTGTAAtatcacagatgaaggttgtgttgctctgacttcagctctgagatcaaacccatcacacctgagagATCTGGATCTGTCTTATAATAAACTCacagattcaggagtgaagctgatctctgatGTACTGAAGAATCCTGACTGTAAACTGGAGATACTGAG
- the LOC135770628 gene encoding protein NLRC3-like isoform X2: protein MLKLEDFEDVNPDRFISCGDQIDQIHLCSSIMNQTQTSTHEDFSPGCSSDHQKSSDPEISCVSMKSDGSMNPPINFKNESTSPAVRSVHLKRKRSDPEISCVSMKSDGSMNPPRNFKNESTSSAVRSVHLKRKRSDPEISCVSMKSDGSMNPPRNFKNEFTSPAVRRITEPDCQRRKIEQSDNKPQDFNENLSPHFSHDSDLTEVLNTFRSNLRKKFECLYEVTSNKRNPTLLNEIYTELYITESESGEISNEHEVRQIETQSRRTTTEETPIKCNDIFKPLPEQDKHIRSVLTKGVAGIGKTVSVQKFILDWAEEKENQDVHLIFPLPFREINLMKNKTLSLLDLLHLFFPQTKEMEIFSDKYKVLFIFDGLDECRLSLDFHSSARLCDVSESTSVDVMLTNLIKGNLFPSALIWITSRPAAADLIPSECVDRVTEVRGFTDPQKEEYFRKRISDESLSDQIISHLKSFRSLYIMCHIPVFCWISVTVLERMLSEAERREIPKTLTQMYTHFLIIQTNIKHQKDYEKKDEDMIFKLGKLAFKQLVKGNLIFYDEDLRESGIDVAEASVYSGLCTQIFREEFGLYQGKVYSFVHLSIQEHLAALYAHISFTNNNTNLFSKMKEQTEREKISVSDLYERAVDEALKSKNGRFDIFLRFLLGLSVNQNLLRGLMTQTDQSSHSNVKTVEYIKKKIRSTRSHEKFINLFHCLNELGDDSLLQEIQHYVKSKTLSEAKLSSSQWSAVVFVLLTSEQKMDEFNINNFVRGKKQAETLKVLKKLSPVICESRSVQLSYCNITDEGCVALTSALRSNPSHLRELNLSKNNLRDSGVKLISDVLKNPDCKLEILKLSKCNITDEGCVALTSALRSNPSHLRDLDLSYNKLTDSGVKLISDVLKNPDCKLEILRLYGCYITVEGCVALTSALGSNPSHLRDLNLLYNKLTRSGVKLISDLKDDPHYKLETVWTHNQRL from the exons TATCAGTTGTGGAGATCAGATTGATCAGATTCACCTCTGCAGCTCCATCATGAATCAAACACAAACATCAACACATGAAGATTTTTCTCCAGGATGCAG TTCAGATCATCAGAAGAGCTCAGATCCAGAGATCAGTTGTGTGTCTATGAAGAGTGATGGGTCTATGAATCCACCAATAAACTTTAAGAATGAATCAACATCTCCTGCTGTCAG ATCAGTTCATCTGAAGAGAAAGAGATCAGATCCAGAGATCAGTTGTGTGTCTATGAAGAGTGATGGGTCTATGAATCCGCCAAGGAACTTTAAGAATGAATCAACATCTTCTGCTGTCAG ATCAGTTCATCTGAAGAGAAAGAGATCAGATCCAGAGATCAGTTGTGTGTCTATGAAGAGTGATGGGTCTATGAATCCGCCAAGGAACTTTAAGAATGAATTCACATCTCCTGCTGTCAG ACGAATAACAGAACCTGACTGTCAGAGGAGGAAGATTGAACAATCTGATAATAAACCACAAGACTTCAATGAAAACCTGAGTCCTCATTTCAG TCATGACTCTGATCTTACTGAAGTCCTGAACACATTCAGATCAAATCTGAGGAAGAAGTTTGAGTGTTTGTATGAGGTAACATCAAATAAGAGAAACCCAACACTACTGAATGAGATCTACACAGAGCTCTACATCACAGAGAGTGAAAGTGGAGAGATCAGTAATGAACATGAGGTGAGACAGATTGAGACACAATCCAGAAGAACAACAACAGAGGAGACACCAATCAAATGTAATGACATCTTTAAACCTTTACCTGAACAAGACAAACACATCAGAAGTGTGCTGACAAAGGGAGTCGCTGGCATTGGAAAAACAGTCTCTGTACAGAAGTTCATTCTGGACTGGGCTGAAGAGAAAGAGAATCAGGACGTCCACCTCATATTTCCACTTCCTTTCAGAGAGATCAATTTGATGAAGAACAAAACACTCAGTCTTTTAGATCTTCTTCATCTTTTCTTCCCACAAACAAAAGAAATGGAAATCTTCAGTGATAAATATAAAGTGTTGTTCATCTTTGATGGTTTGGATGAGTGTCGTCTGTCTCTGGATTTTCACAGCAGTGCGAGGTTGTGTGATGTAAGTGAATCAACCTCAGTGGACGTGATGCTGACAAACCTCATCAAGGGGAATCTGTTTCCCTCTGCTCTCATCTGGATCACCTCCAGACCAGCAGCAGCTGATCTCATCCCCTCTGAGTGTGTTGATCGAGTCACAGAGGTACGAGGCTTCACTGATCCACAGAAGGAGGAATACTTCAGGAAGAGAATCAGTGATGAGAGTCTGTCTGATCAAATCATCTCACACCTGAAGTCATTCAGGAGTCTCTACATCATGTGTCACATCCCAGTCTTCTGCTGGATTTCAGTCACTGTTCTAGAGAGAATGTTGAGTGAAGCAGAGAGAAGAGAGATCCCCAAGACTCTCACTCAAATGTACACACACTTCCTGATCATTCAGACAAACATCAAACATCAGAAGGACTATGAGAAGAAAGATGAAGACATGATCTTCAAACTGGGGAAACTGGCTTTTAAGCAGCTTGTGAAAGGCAATCTGATCTTCTATGATGAAGACCTGAGAGAGTCTGGCATTGATGTAGCAGAAGCATCAGTGTACTCAGGATTGTGTACTCAGATCTTCAGAGAGGAGTTTGGTTTGTATCAGGGGAAAGTTTACAGCTTTGTTCATCTCAGCATCCAGGAACATCTAGCAGCTCTTTATGCTCACATCTCcttcacaaacaacaacacaaatTTGTTTAGTAAAATGAAGGAACAAACTGAAAGAGAGAAGATTTCAGTGTCTGATCTGTATGAGAGAGCTGTAGATGAGGCTCTAAAGAGTAAAAACGgacgttttgatatttttcttcgTTTTCTTCTGGGTTTGTCAGTGAATCAGAATCTCTTACGAGGTTTGATGACACAGACAGATCAAAGCTCTCACAGCAATGTGAAAACAGTTGAGTATATCAAGAAGAAGATCAGAAGCACTCGATCTCATGAGAAATTCATCAATCTGTTTCACTGTCTGAATGAACTGGGTGATGATTCACTGCTGCAGGAGATTCAACATTATGTGAAATCTAAAACATTAAGTGAAGCCAAACTCTCTTCATCTCAGTGGTCAGCTGtagtttttgtgttgttgacatCAGAACAGAAGATGGATGagtttaatattaataattttgtTAGAGGAAAAAAACAAGCTGAAACACTGAAAGTTCTTAAGAAGCTGTCGCCTGTGATTTGTGAATCCAGATCAGTTCA GTTGAGTTACTGTAAtatcacagatgaaggttgtgttgctctgacttcagctctgagatcaaacccatcacacctgagagAACTGAATCTGTCTAAGAATAATCTaagagattcaggagtgaagctgatATCTGATGTACTGAAGAATCCTGACTGTAAACTGGAGATACTGAA GTTGAGTAAGTGTAAtatcacagatgaaggttgtgttgctctgacttcagctctgagatcaaacccatcacacctgagagATCTGGATCTGTCTTATAATAAACTCacagattcaggagtgaagctgatctctgatGTACTGAAGAATCCTGACTGTAAACTGGAGATACTGAG
- the LOC135770628 gene encoding protein NLRC3-like isoform X1 → MLKLEDFEDVNPDRFISCGDQIDQIHLCSSIMNQTQTSTHEDFSPGCSSDHQKSSDPEISCVSMKSDGSMNPPINFKNESTSPAVRSVHLKRKRSDPEISCVSMKSDGSMNPPRNFKNESTSSAVRSVHLKRKRSDPEISCVSMKSDGSMNPPRNFKNEFTSPAVRRITEPDCQRRKIEQSDNKPQDFNENLSPHFSHDSDLTEVLNTFRSNLRKKFECLYEVTSNKRNPTLLNEIYTELYITESESGEISNEHEVRQIETQSRRTTTEETPIKCNDIFKPLPEQDKHIRSVLTKGVAGIGKTVSVQKFILDWAEEKENQDVHLIFPLPFREINLMKNKTLSLLDLLHLFFPQTKEMEIFSDKYKVLFIFDGLDECRLSLDFHSSARLCDVSESTSVDVMLTNLIKGNLFPSALIWITSRPAAADLIPSECVDRVTEVRGFTDPQKEEYFRKRISDESLSDQIISHLKSFRSLYIMCHIPVFCWISVTVLERMLSEAERREIPKTLTQMYTHFLIIQTNIKHQKDYEKKDEDMIFKLGKLAFKQLVKGNLIFYDEDLRESGIDVAEASVYSGLCTQIFREEFGLYQGKVYSFVHLSIQEHLAALYAHISFTNNNTNLFSKMKEQTEREKISVSDLYERAVDEALKSKNGRFDIFLRFLLGLSVNQNLLRGLMTQTDQSSHSNVKTVEYIKKKIRSTRSHEKFINLFHCLNELGDDSLLQEIQHYVKSKTLSEAKLSSSQWSAVVFVLLTSEQKMDEFNINNFVRGKKQAETLKVLKKLSPVICESRSVQLSYCNITDEGCVALTSALRSNPSHLRELNLSKNNLRDSGVKLISDVLKNPDCKLEILKLSKCNITDEGCVALTSALRSNPSHLRDLDLSYNKLTDSGVKLISDVLKNPDCKLEILRLYGCYITVEGCVALTSALGSNPSHLRDLNLLYNKLTRSGVKLISDLKDDPHYKLETVWTHNQRL, encoded by the exons ATGTTAAAGCTGGAGGATTTTGAGGACGTGAATCCAGACAGATT TATCAGTTGTGGAGATCAGATTGATCAGATTCACCTCTGCAGCTCCATCATGAATCAAACACAAACATCAACACATGAAGATTTTTCTCCAGGATGCAG TTCAGATCATCAGAAGAGCTCAGATCCAGAGATCAGTTGTGTGTCTATGAAGAGTGATGGGTCTATGAATCCACCAATAAACTTTAAGAATGAATCAACATCTCCTGCTGTCAG ATCAGTTCATCTGAAGAGAAAGAGATCAGATCCAGAGATCAGTTGTGTGTCTATGAAGAGTGATGGGTCTATGAATCCGCCAAGGAACTTTAAGAATGAATCAACATCTTCTGCTGTCAG ATCAGTTCATCTGAAGAGAAAGAGATCAGATCCAGAGATCAGTTGTGTGTCTATGAAGAGTGATGGGTCTATGAATCCGCCAAGGAACTTTAAGAATGAATTCACATCTCCTGCTGTCAG ACGAATAACAGAACCTGACTGTCAGAGGAGGAAGATTGAACAATCTGATAATAAACCACAAGACTTCAATGAAAACCTGAGTCCTCATTTCAG TCATGACTCTGATCTTACTGAAGTCCTGAACACATTCAGATCAAATCTGAGGAAGAAGTTTGAGTGTTTGTATGAGGTAACATCAAATAAGAGAAACCCAACACTACTGAATGAGATCTACACAGAGCTCTACATCACAGAGAGTGAAAGTGGAGAGATCAGTAATGAACATGAGGTGAGACAGATTGAGACACAATCCAGAAGAACAACAACAGAGGAGACACCAATCAAATGTAATGACATCTTTAAACCTTTACCTGAACAAGACAAACACATCAGAAGTGTGCTGACAAAGGGAGTCGCTGGCATTGGAAAAACAGTCTCTGTACAGAAGTTCATTCTGGACTGGGCTGAAGAGAAAGAGAATCAGGACGTCCACCTCATATTTCCACTTCCTTTCAGAGAGATCAATTTGATGAAGAACAAAACACTCAGTCTTTTAGATCTTCTTCATCTTTTCTTCCCACAAACAAAAGAAATGGAAATCTTCAGTGATAAATATAAAGTGTTGTTCATCTTTGATGGTTTGGATGAGTGTCGTCTGTCTCTGGATTTTCACAGCAGTGCGAGGTTGTGTGATGTAAGTGAATCAACCTCAGTGGACGTGATGCTGACAAACCTCATCAAGGGGAATCTGTTTCCCTCTGCTCTCATCTGGATCACCTCCAGACCAGCAGCAGCTGATCTCATCCCCTCTGAGTGTGTTGATCGAGTCACAGAGGTACGAGGCTTCACTGATCCACAGAAGGAGGAATACTTCAGGAAGAGAATCAGTGATGAGAGTCTGTCTGATCAAATCATCTCACACCTGAAGTCATTCAGGAGTCTCTACATCATGTGTCACATCCCAGTCTTCTGCTGGATTTCAGTCACTGTTCTAGAGAGAATGTTGAGTGAAGCAGAGAGAAGAGAGATCCCCAAGACTCTCACTCAAATGTACACACACTTCCTGATCATTCAGACAAACATCAAACATCAGAAGGACTATGAGAAGAAAGATGAAGACATGATCTTCAAACTGGGGAAACTGGCTTTTAAGCAGCTTGTGAAAGGCAATCTGATCTTCTATGATGAAGACCTGAGAGAGTCTGGCATTGATGTAGCAGAAGCATCAGTGTACTCAGGATTGTGTACTCAGATCTTCAGAGAGGAGTTTGGTTTGTATCAGGGGAAAGTTTACAGCTTTGTTCATCTCAGCATCCAGGAACATCTAGCAGCTCTTTATGCTCACATCTCcttcacaaacaacaacacaaatTTGTTTAGTAAAATGAAGGAACAAACTGAAAGAGAGAAGATTTCAGTGTCTGATCTGTATGAGAGAGCTGTAGATGAGGCTCTAAAGAGTAAAAACGgacgttttgatatttttcttcgTTTTCTTCTGGGTTTGTCAGTGAATCAGAATCTCTTACGAGGTTTGATGACACAGACAGATCAAAGCTCTCACAGCAATGTGAAAACAGTTGAGTATATCAAGAAGAAGATCAGAAGCACTCGATCTCATGAGAAATTCATCAATCTGTTTCACTGTCTGAATGAACTGGGTGATGATTCACTGCTGCAGGAGATTCAACATTATGTGAAATCTAAAACATTAAGTGAAGCCAAACTCTCTTCATCTCAGTGGTCAGCTGtagtttttgtgttgttgacatCAGAACAGAAGATGGATGagtttaatattaataattttgtTAGAGGAAAAAAACAAGCTGAAACACTGAAAGTTCTTAAGAAGCTGTCGCCTGTGATTTGTGAATCCAGATCAGTTCA GTTGAGTTACTGTAAtatcacagatgaaggttgtgttgctctgacttcagctctgagatcaaacccatcacacctgagagAACTGAATCTGTCTAAGAATAATCTaagagattcaggagtgaagctgatATCTGATGTACTGAAGAATCCTGACTGTAAACTGGAGATACTGAA GTTGAGTAAGTGTAAtatcacagatgaaggttgtgttgctctgacttcagctctgagatcaaacccatcacacctgagagATCTGGATCTGTCTTATAATAAACTCacagattcaggagtgaagctgatctctgatGTACTGAAGAATCCTGACTGTAAACTGGAGATACTGAG